ATGATGATGTCCCGGATCTTGTAGCTGGTGAGACTTTCGAAGCCGCCGCTGAAGAGAAAGTAGCTGCTGCTTCTTCTTAAGACAAAAGAGcgagacaacaacaacaacaacaacaaaaccgCACTTGAATTATTACATATCTTTATAATTTTGCTTGTTCGCTCTATCCTCTTTTTTGTAGTGCTTCCGACCAGATTCTTGTTTCCCAGATAATGATTTAAGGTTTTATATCTAGTTGATCTGCTTCTCTCGTCTAGTTTCTTCACCTTGTGGTTGATTCGATTTGATGCAGAGCTTATATTACTCTTCATCCGAGATTCAAATCAAATATGCAGAGAGAGACAAAAAGCACTGATTAAGTtcattgtttatttattattgaaaGTGGTGTAGAAAACATTGTACATATTGTGGAATTTATATGTAATCTATGCTCTTCTGAACATAACTTTTAGTGGTACATCACTCAGACCGAGTCTTCTCATCCCATCTTGCACATACACACCAATGTCTCTACACATGACTTTGCAGATATCGCATACCGAAGGACAAAATACGATCTTGTAGTGATCTTCGTACTTGTCAATCTTGAACCAGTTACCAACAGTTGTCCTGCCTGGATTCCCTTCAACGCCACAAGTTCCAATGAACCATTGATTCGTCTTCTCGTCGACGTTGTCCAAGTTCCAGATCGAAGTAGCTGAGAATTTGAAGTTTAGATCGGTTGAGACACGGATGATTCTTGATTTGTCTGATGGTGAGAATGTCAACGGCATGCCGTTAGAGACTTCGAACCGTTCTTGGATAACACTTTTCGGACAGGTTTTGTTTTCGGCTTTGGACATGGTTAGTCCCCCGCCGCGACCGCGAAATACTGGTAAGATGTAGTATTTGGTGCCTGTTCTGAGACGTTGACCATAGATGTCGGTTACTGGCTCCACCGCGGCTTCGGTGGTGACTCCACGGTGGCTGGTGAAGACGGCTAAGAGGAGGAAGATGTTGAGCAGTGATGACATTTTAGTAAGCTTTCTTTAAGTGGAAACCTTTTTGAGTATTGAATTGAGAAGCTATTAGAACAGTTTCTATTTATAAGCCTTGAGTGTATTTTAGAAAGTCAAACTCTTATCTGATCTTGATCTAAATACGCTGTATTAGACTAATAGTTGGTGGACGTGCATTAAATAATTTCGTTGACGTGAGAAGTGTTGCTTCGTTTACACTACGGTCAAACAAAGCTTCACGAGTCAAATTATGCCATGTTTCGATCATCCCTGACGTAATCCAATTTTTCTTCACCGACAAAAGTTTTACGCTGTCTAGCAGTTAAGATTGCCATGTTTTACGAACACGCACGGCTCAGAAGTCAGAACCAGATTAAACCCAAGAGTAAACCGGGTTTTTGGGTATATCCTACAAACAATATAAGACCAAACCTACGAATAAATTTGTCAGAGATCAAATTTTCATTTCAACGTGTACAGAcaattttggcaaaaaaaaaaaaacgtgtaCAGACAAAGCTAGTTGCGGCACAATGGTTGATGCAACAAGATGGTTCTttgcaataaaaataaatattgctttatttaaaataaggaaAGTAACCATGATGTTGTATAAAGTATTAGAAAATCAAAGTTCAAATCTCGTATCATAACCTAAGCATGTAAATCATCTTATTCCTAACACACTCATGACATGATAtcttatttaatattttcattatctAATTACTATAATgagttttgatcaaaaaaaaaattactacaATGAGTTTTTTCGTACGGTTCTTAAAGCATCTCCAAGAAGTCTTTAAACCCTcaaattttaaggtttttttgATTCTTCAACAGACTTTTAAACCCTCAAATTTTGAGAATCTAAA
Above is a window of Raphanus sativus cultivar WK10039 unplaced genomic scaffold, ASM80110v3 Scaffold4466, whole genome shotgun sequence DNA encoding:
- the LOC130507404 gene encoding kunitz trypsin inhibitor 5-like, with product MSSLLNIFLLLAVFTSHRGVTTEAAVEPVTDIYGQRLRTGTKYYILPVFRGRGGGLTMSKAENKTCPKSVIQERFEVSNGMPLTFSPSDKSRIIRVSTDLNFKFSATSIWNLDNVDEKTNQWFIGTCGVEGNPGRTTVGNWFKIDKYEDHYKIVFCPSVCDICKVMCRDIGVYVQDGMRRLGLSDVPLKVMFRRA